From one Lactiplantibacillus paraplantarum genomic stretch:
- a CDS encoding MurR/RpiR family transcriptional regulator encodes MSILIALKQQTDFTSTEQRIGHYILAHLNQLPTVLIKDLAAKTYTSHSAIIRLAQKLGFHGFRDFQRALTTEIVTQEQQAATVDANFPFSASDSVTTISQKMASLTINAIQTAQQQLDTTQLAPAADLLARANRIFIFSQGDSQLRARSFQNKLVKINRFALIAEEYADEAWNAANLTSKDCALIISYAGTTKIHQQFVAYFYEHKVPVIVLTGNPQSPLIDQATYHLLTVQDEYNFAKIGTFASQAAFEYVLDSLFAVMYAQDFHNHLQDLQQKQQLIQNGPLTTK; translated from the coding sequence ATGTCAATCTTAATTGCACTCAAACAGCAAACAGATTTTACTAGCACTGAACAGCGGATTGGGCATTACATTCTGGCCCATCTTAATCAACTACCCACGGTTCTTATCAAAGATTTAGCCGCCAAAACTTATACTTCTCATTCCGCCATTATTCGACTAGCTCAAAAGCTTGGTTTTCACGGTTTTCGTGATTTCCAACGTGCACTAACCACTGAAATCGTCACCCAAGAGCAACAAGCTGCGACAGTTGATGCCAACTTTCCTTTTTCAGCTAGTGATTCAGTGACAACCATTAGTCAAAAAATGGCGTCATTGACCATCAACGCCATTCAAACAGCACAACAACAACTCGATACAACCCAACTAGCCCCTGCGGCCGACTTGTTAGCACGGGCCAATCGTATTTTCATTTTCTCGCAGGGTGACTCGCAACTACGGGCCCGTAGTTTTCAAAACAAATTAGTCAAGATCAACCGCTTTGCCCTAATTGCGGAAGAATACGCAGACGAGGCATGGAACGCAGCTAATCTAACTTCTAAGGACTGTGCTTTAATCATTTCTTACGCAGGAACGACCAAGATACATCAGCAATTTGTTGCCTACTTTTACGAGCATAAGGTACCAGTCATTGTATTAACTGGTAATCCCCAATCACCATTAATTGATCAGGCTACTTACCACTTGCTGACGGTTCAAGATGAATATAACTTTGCCAAGATTGGCACCTTTGCTTCTCAAGCAGCATTTGAATATGTTTTAGATAGTCTTTTTGCCGTGATGTACGCCCAAGACTTTCATAACCACTTGCAAGATTTACAACAGAAACAGCAGTTAATTCAAAATGGCCCGCTCACCACTAAATAG
- a CDS encoding Gfo/Idh/MocA family protein, with protein sequence MRLGILGTGKIVQDFLPMVKMIPTIELVGLLSTPRSVERAHALQTTYNIETVYTDYEALLADATIDTVYVALPNSLHYTYAKQALQAGKNVICEKPFTLVAAQLTELQTLALKQDLVLIEAITNQYLENYQAIKRDLTKLGDLKIIECNYSQYSSRYDQFKAGTVLPAFNPKLGGGALMDLNIYNIHFVVGLLGAPTRVQYVANIERDIDTSGILILTYPDVQVVCIGSKDSTSPVRSTIQGTAGSIVVNGPTNTVESFTEITHDGATTDLALNQADHRMHAEFVAFERIIAEHDMVTVKRQLAHSQAVMAVVDQALASAGLQLG encoded by the coding sequence ATGCGTTTAGGAATTTTAGGAACCGGTAAGATTGTCCAAGATTTTTTGCCGATGGTGAAGATGATACCAACGATTGAATTAGTTGGCTTATTATCGACACCCCGTAGTGTGGAACGAGCACATGCATTACAAACGACTTACAACATCGAGACCGTTTATACTGATTACGAAGCTTTGCTAGCAGATGCAACGATTGATACGGTGTACGTGGCGTTACCGAACTCGTTGCATTACACTTACGCCAAGCAAGCGTTGCAAGCGGGAAAAAATGTGATTTGTGAAAAACCATTTACACTAGTTGCAGCCCAGTTGACGGAATTACAAACATTGGCACTAAAACAAGATCTAGTGTTGATTGAAGCCATTACGAATCAGTACTTGGAAAACTATCAAGCAATTAAGCGTGATTTAACCAAATTGGGTGACTTGAAGATTATTGAGTGTAACTATTCCCAATACTCATCACGTTATGATCAATTTAAAGCCGGGACCGTTTTACCAGCCTTCAATCCGAAGTTGGGTGGCGGTGCGTTGATGGATTTAAATATTTATAACATTCATTTCGTTGTCGGTTTGCTTGGGGCACCAACGCGCGTCCAGTATGTTGCAAATATTGAGCGAGATATTGACACCTCAGGTATTTTAATCCTGACTTATCCGGATGTTCAGGTGGTCTGCATTGGCTCAAAGGATTCCACCTCACCCGTTCGTTCGACGATTCAGGGGACGGCTGGTTCAATTGTTGTGAACGGTCCAACAAACACGGTTGAAAGCTTTACTGAAATTACTCACGATGGCGCAACAACTGACTTGGCACTCAATCAGGCCGATCATCGAATGCATGCCGAGTTCGTGGCGTTTGAGCGCATTATTGCGGAGCATGACATGGTAACGGTTAAGCGCCAGCTAGCCCATTCACAGGCCGTCATGGCGGTGGTGGATCAAGCATTGGCCAGTGCGGGGTTGCAATTAGGATAA
- a CDS encoding ABC transporter ATP-binding protein: MTALTIKDLRYKHNQRLILQNVQLTLEPGKIVGLLGENGAGKTTLMRLITGSAKGQGTITINDTTNAVARKQQVSFTDHLTGFSAGMKLHQIEQFYQLVYPDFDQQRYQELAAFLELNAQQKLGELSKGTREKLIIALTLSRKVALYLLDEPFSGIDSMSRKKIINSIIKWTPANATLLISDHYVTEIAPILDEIVVVKDQTIVVHQGADAIRDEHGMELEDYYESLYTGGVTDDK; encoded by the coding sequence ATGACAGCATTAACGATTAAAGACTTACGGTATAAGCATAATCAACGTTTGATTTTGCAAAACGTGCAACTAACTTTAGAGCCGGGCAAAATTGTCGGTTTATTAGGTGAAAATGGGGCGGGTAAAACGACCCTGATGCGCCTCATTACCGGTAGTGCTAAAGGGCAAGGGACAATTACGATTAATGACACGACCAATGCCGTGGCACGTAAGCAACAGGTGAGTTTTACGGACCATTTGACGGGCTTTAGTGCGGGCATGAAATTGCACCAAATTGAGCAGTTCTACCAACTCGTTTATCCTGATTTTGATCAGCAGCGTTATCAGGAACTAGCGGCTTTTTTGGAACTTAACGCACAACAAAAATTAGGCGAGTTATCCAAAGGAACGCGTGAGAAACTCATCATTGCGTTAACGCTTAGCCGTAAGGTGGCCCTGTACTTATTGGATGAACCCTTTAGCGGTATCGATAGTATGAGTCGCAAGAAAATTATCAATAGTATCATTAAATGGACGCCAGCGAATGCAACGCTGCTGATCAGTGATCATTATGTGACCGAGATTGCGCCGATTCTTGATGAAATCGTGGTCGTTAAGGACCAAACGATTGTTGTCCATCAGGGAGCTGATGCGATTCGCGACGAGCACGGCATGGAACTTGAAGATTATTATGAGAGTTTGTATACGGGAGGTGTGACGGATGACAAGTAG
- a CDS encoding cysteine hydrolase family protein, producing the protein MASNQALLIIDYTNDFVADDGVLTCGQPGQALAPTIVQLADQMATAGDWVLLPTDVHTPHDPYHPESQLFPPHNVRDTWGRELYGPLKDWYATHQDKDNVWAFDKTRYSSFAGTDLDLRLRERHVDTLHLVGVCTDICVLHTAVDAYNLGYQLVIHQDAVASFDAAGHEWALRHFKNSLGATIA; encoded by the coding sequence ATGGCAAGCAATCAAGCCTTACTGATTATTGATTATACTAACGATTTTGTGGCTGATGACGGTGTCCTGACTTGTGGGCAACCCGGCCAAGCACTTGCACCAACCATCGTTCAACTCGCTGATCAAATGGCAACAGCGGGCGACTGGGTCTTATTACCGACCGACGTCCATACCCCGCATGATCCTTATCACCCAGAAAGCCAACTTTTCCCGCCACATAATGTCCGTGATACTTGGGGACGTGAACTCTATGGTCCGCTGAAAGATTGGTACGCTACTCATCAAGATAAGGACAACGTCTGGGCATTCGACAAGACGCGCTACAGTTCGTTCGCCGGAACTGATTTGGATTTACGTCTGCGTGAACGGCATGTCGATACCCTCCACTTAGTCGGTGTTTGTACGGATATTTGCGTGTTGCATACCGCCGTCGACGCTTATAATTTAGGCTATCAGCTCGTCATTCACCAAGACGCCGTTGCAAGCTTTGACGCCGCTGGCCACGAATGGGCGTTGCGCCACTTTAAAAATAGTTTAGGGGCGACGATTGCTTAA
- a CDS encoding GntR family transcriptional regulator — protein MKFDDKVPIYYQIKQYIYHEMIDGTLPPGAKLPAVRQLALDLTVNVNTVQRALSEMITEGTLTSQRGKGNFVTTDQARITQLKTTLVTEQLTLAYNQLHALDLSDSEIVTSLQQYIAQREEHQHDSIND, from the coding sequence TTGAAATTTGATGATAAGGTTCCGATTTATTACCAAATCAAACAATATATTTATCACGAGATGATTGATGGAACATTACCGCCAGGTGCTAAGTTACCAGCTGTCCGGCAGCTTGCCCTGGATTTAACTGTTAATGTCAATACGGTTCAACGGGCGCTCAGTGAAATGATTACGGAAGGCACACTCACATCACAACGAGGTAAGGGTAATTTTGTGACGACGGATCAGGCACGTATTACTCAATTGAAGACGACGTTGGTGACAGAACAATTAACATTAGCGTACAATCAATTACATGCACTAGATTTGAGTGACAGCGAGATCGTGACGAGTTTGCAACAATACATTGCCCAACGAGAGGAGCATCAGCATGACAGCATTAACGATTAA
- a CDS encoding bacteriocin immunity protein gives MLKNENAIALIRAIDVAYSDPEVRAIPELQQALAKAAQDLDCVADHHQVASRLNQLLTTWGASHSQGPAVLDQLYLITLTDGVDIPCQLPYRA, from the coding sequence ATGTTAAAAAATGAAAATGCCATTGCGTTGATTCGCGCGATCGACGTTGCTTATAGTGACCCCGAAGTACGCGCAATTCCTGAACTACAACAAGCTCTAGCCAAAGCTGCACAGGACTTAGATTGTGTGGCCGATCATCATCAAGTTGCCAGTCGGTTGAACCAGTTATTAACAACGTGGGGCGCCAGTCATTCACAGGGACCGGCCGTCCTTGATCAGTTATATTTGATTACACTTACAGACGGCGTAGATATTCCTTGTCAGTTACCCTACCGAGCCTAA
- a CDS encoding 1-deoxy-D-xylulose-5-phosphate synthase, translating into METPILARIDQPADLKQLSLPELTQLATELRQVLLNKVSHTGGHVGPNLGVVELTIAFHTIFNSPVDKVVWDVSHQSYTHKILTGRKQAWLDPAHYDDVSGYTAPEESPHDYFNIGHTSTSIALATGMAVARDLEGQTGNVMAVIGDGSLSGGLALEGLNIAATLKSNLIILVNDNGMAIAEDHGGIYQNLRELRATNGTSTHNLFKDFGLDYRYVDDGNDLETMLTAFKTIKDIDHPIVLHVHTEKGHGYQPAITNKEAFHWHVPFDLTTGQTLHPNTKETYTDVIHATLENELTAKTPITAITAAVPGTYDLKRFGRRHPDRYFDVGIAEQESITFAAGQAQQGLRPIVFHSGTFLQRAYDQLSHDLGINKLPVTIMVAGGRINAGDPTHQGIFDVAMLSNIPNLTYLAPTTKEELQAMMHWALHQDNGPVAIRVPSNDVQSAPLVADFKATKMHTLHTGRQVALLGVGSLLPLASAVQQQLTDHQIDATLIDPRDISDPDMTTLAALKADHQLVVTVEEASLSGGFGEKVSRYYGNSTMRVLNFGATKRFNDRETTAELLHEFKLTPPQIVTAITEQLTQP; encoded by the coding sequence ATGGAAACACCGATTCTAGCACGTATCGATCAGCCAGCTGATCTTAAACAACTATCCTTACCGGAATTGACCCAGTTAGCAACCGAACTACGCCAAGTTTTACTGAATAAAGTCAGTCACACTGGTGGCCACGTTGGTCCTAACTTAGGCGTCGTTGAATTAACGATTGCCTTTCATACGATCTTCAACTCGCCCGTTGATAAAGTTGTCTGGGATGTCTCACACCAATCCTATACCCATAAAATTCTAACTGGCCGTAAACAAGCCTGGCTCGACCCCGCCCATTATGACGATGTCAGCGGCTATACCGCCCCCGAGGAAAGCCCCCACGACTACTTCAATATTGGGCATACTTCGACTTCTATCGCCCTAGCGACTGGGATGGCCGTTGCTCGGGATCTTGAGGGTCAAACTGGCAACGTGATGGCCGTAATTGGTGATGGATCACTATCTGGTGGTTTAGCCCTTGAAGGTTTAAACATTGCCGCCACTTTAAAATCAAATTTGATTATTTTAGTTAACGACAATGGCATGGCGATTGCCGAAGATCACGGTGGTATTTATCAAAACTTACGCGAATTGCGAGCAACTAACGGAACGAGTACTCACAACTTATTCAAAGATTTTGGCCTCGATTACCGCTACGTTGATGATGGCAACGACCTCGAAACGATGCTTACGGCTTTCAAGACCATTAAGGATATCGATCACCCGATCGTTTTGCACGTCCATACTGAAAAGGGCCATGGCTATCAACCAGCCATTACGAATAAAGAAGCCTTCCATTGGCACGTGCCGTTTGACCTCACTACCGGTCAAACCTTACATCCTAACACTAAGGAAACTTATACGGACGTGATCCATGCTACTCTAGAAAACGAGCTGACAGCGAAGACTCCCATTACCGCCATTACAGCCGCCGTCCCAGGAACTTACGATCTCAAACGCTTTGGTCGGCGGCATCCTGACCGCTACTTTGACGTCGGAATTGCCGAACAAGAATCCATCACATTCGCTGCTGGACAAGCGCAACAGGGATTGCGTCCGATTGTCTTCCATTCCGGGACATTTCTGCAGCGAGCTTACGATCAATTATCACACGATCTTGGTATCAACAAATTGCCCGTGACGATCATGGTCGCTGGCGGTCGCATCAATGCTGGCGATCCGACCCATCAAGGAATCTTTGATGTCGCTATGCTCAGTAATATCCCTAATCTCACTTACTTGGCACCAACAACCAAGGAGGAACTTCAGGCGATGATGCACTGGGCCTTGCACCAAGATAACGGACCGGTCGCCATCCGCGTTCCTAGCAACGACGTACAATCAGCACCATTAGTAGCTGATTTCAAGGCAACTAAGATGCACACGTTGCATACTGGTCGCCAAGTTGCCTTACTCGGTGTTGGTAGTCTATTGCCTTTAGCCTCAGCCGTTCAACAACAATTAACTGACCACCAAATTGACGCTACGCTCATTGATCCACGTGATATTTCTGATCCTGACATGACAACTTTAGCCGCCCTCAAAGCTGACCATCAGCTAGTCGTTACCGTCGAGGAAGCTAGCCTTAGTGGTGGCTTTGGTGAAAAAGTCAGTCGCTACTACGGCAACAGTACGATGCGAGTTCTAAATTTTGGGGCTACCAAACGTTTTAACGATCGTGAAACGACGGCCGAGTTACTTCATGAATTTAAGCTTACCCCACCGCAAATTGTTACTGCGATTACCGAACAATTAACTCAACCTTAA
- a CDS encoding alpha/beta hydrolase: MKKWWITLGVLVVLVVGTLIGASSYFYHVAIARGDKAFVTQSTKLSKKSSVYHQKYWYLHARKQTWTIESSDHLRLVAWYLPAKQSKKTVILAHGFAGNKSLMGAWAGMYHELGYNVLVPDSRASGVSQGKAVGYGWLERRDDLQWAKTVVHKTATTQIVMSGISMGAAGMTMASGERQIPQIKAYVVDSPFTSANAIISYQAGQLYHLPAFPLVNVTSLMTKLRAGYGFKEADAVAQIRKNRLPIMIISGTKDDFVPTSMGKALYRNAHQPKALWLVKGAGHTTAITQDYQRYKQHVAAFLDQYVK; the protein is encoded by the coding sequence ATGAAGAAATGGTGGATCACGCTGGGGGTGCTTGTTGTCCTAGTGGTGGGGACTTTGATCGGTGCCAGTAGTTATTTTTATCATGTGGCGATTGCGCGTGGTGACAAAGCGTTTGTGACGCAAAGTACTAAATTATCGAAAAAAAGTTCGGTTTATCACCAAAAGTATTGGTATTTACATGCACGTAAACAGACGTGGACTATTGAATCAAGCGATCACTTACGTTTGGTTGCTTGGTATCTTCCCGCTAAGCAGTCTAAGAAGACCGTCATTTTGGCGCACGGTTTTGCTGGTAATAAGTCATTAATGGGGGCGTGGGCTGGGATGTATCACGAACTCGGTTATAATGTCTTAGTTCCTGATTCCCGAGCAAGTGGTGTGAGCCAGGGAAAAGCGGTCGGCTACGGTTGGTTGGAACGCCGAGACGACTTGCAGTGGGCCAAAACCGTTGTACATAAAACGGCCACAACTCAAATCGTGATGAGTGGGATCAGTATGGGGGCAGCTGGTATGACAATGGCTAGTGGCGAGCGACAAATTCCGCAAATCAAAGCGTACGTGGTGGATAGTCCGTTTACGAGTGCCAACGCAATCATTAGTTATCAAGCGGGTCAGTTGTATCACTTGCCAGCTTTTCCATTGGTCAATGTGACGAGTTTAATGACCAAATTACGGGCTGGATATGGCTTTAAAGAAGCTGATGCAGTGGCCCAGATTCGCAAGAACCGTTTGCCAATCATGATCATTAGTGGGACAAAGGATGATTTTGTACCGACTAGCATGGGGAAAGCCTTGTACCGTAATGCCCATCAACCAAAAGCGTTGTGGTTAGTGAAAGGCGCTGGGCATACCACAGCGATTACTCAAGATTATCAGCGGTATAAACAGCACGTGGCAGCGTTTTTAGATCAGTATGTCAAGTAG
- a CDS encoding Gfo/Idh/MocA family oxidoreductase: MLTIAYIGNGKSANRYHLPFALKLKEQIKVKTIYSRSGRQNWQPIAGVHYTTTLDDIYQDPEIQLVVVSTPSHTHYSVAKDVLNHGKNVLVEKPFTETSAEAQELFALANEKHLFIQCYQNRRFDSDYLTTQKVIESGVLGDLLEVEMHFDYFRPEVPTNVDHFSLDTSYLYGHACHTLDQVIAYFGEPDDVHYDVRQLLGTDRMNDYFDIDLYYGALKVSVKSSYFRIKSRPSFVVYGKKGMFVKADKDRQEYDLKHFYMPDHADFGVDQPENYGTLTYMDDAGQYHEEKVVSEVGDYSRVYAGVYESIVNGQPKLVKDEETLLQIKMLEQGIQQCRR; the protein is encoded by the coding sequence ATGTTAACAATTGCTTATATTGGTAATGGTAAGAGTGCGAATCGGTATCACTTGCCATTCGCATTAAAGCTTAAAGAGCAAATTAAAGTCAAGACGATTTATTCACGTTCAGGACGTCAAAATTGGCAGCCGATTGCGGGTGTTCATTATACGACCACGTTGGATGATATTTATCAAGATCCTGAAATTCAACTAGTCGTGGTCTCAACGCCTAGCCACACACATTATTCAGTGGCTAAGGATGTTTTAAATCACGGGAAGAATGTGTTGGTGGAAAAACCATTTACTGAAACGTCGGCGGAGGCTCAGGAACTTTTTGCACTTGCTAACGAAAAGCACTTATTCATTCAATGTTATCAGAATCGTCGTTTTGACTCGGACTATTTAACGACGCAAAAGGTGATTGAAAGCGGCGTCCTTGGTGATTTATTAGAAGTTGAAATGCACTTTGATTACTTCCGGCCAGAAGTTCCAACCAACGTTGACCATTTCTCATTAGACACGAGTTATTTATACGGGCATGCGTGCCACACGTTAGATCAAGTGATCGCGTACTTTGGGGAACCAGATGATGTTCATTATGATGTTCGTCAGTTGCTAGGAACTGACCGAATGAATGATTATTTCGACATTGATTTATATTACGGTGCACTTAAAGTCTCTGTAAAATCGAGTTATTTCCGCATTAAATCGCGACCAAGTTTTGTGGTTTATGGTAAAAAAGGTATGTTCGTGAAGGCGGATAAGGATCGGCAAGAATATGATTTGAAGCATTTTTACATGCCAGATCATGCGGACTTTGGCGTCGATCAACCAGAAAACTATGGCACGCTGACTTACATGGATGATGCCGGGCAATACCATGAAGAAAAAGTGGTTTCCGAAGTTGGTGATTATAGTCGGGTCTACGCTGGCGTATACGAGTCGATTGTTAATGGTCAGCCTAAGTTAGTCAAAGATGAAGAAACTTTATTGCAGATCAAGATGCTGGAACAAGGTATCCAACAGTGTCGACGTTAG
- a CDS encoding Na+/H+ antiporter has protein sequence MQTVFLVLLLVAAVVVANAVYARFNQVPVAFLQIGAGLILSLIPLYQNFELEPEIFLFVIISILMFNDGQNTNIRKLSHQFGTTLSLSVVLAIVTILIVGTVTHLLIPEFSLALALALGAIITPTDAVAVSSITTKVAIPGEVMTTLENESLFNDASGIVAFNLAIAAIVTGKFSVWHGITNFLYVFAGGIFVGLIIGYIIVAIRIMLIRMRVDTPSVIVPYTLLTPFVVYFLAESLGVSGILAVVATGLIHGVQSDQLRLTTSRLQIVMTTTWSIVASILNGIVFVLLGVSLPSVINHLQQRDTGSVAVLVGLGILLYLIMTFTRFLWTRFDLARIRAWDNHEKTRNAFVMGLSGVHGTITLAMAFSLPLTLNGSNFPYRNDIIFVAAVVILTSLLVPTILLPMTLPKQTVKVTEDELATAKADMVSHAIDLMQARHGNNASTSKVIAILSGQRVLDGRPKRSQLAGLFDATFEVEQATVDQMVTNKEITPHEAEKYMRVASQTRIQNQQTFFERLKLLFRFTMAKWSLSKKARARRKMFRQYRPRRGQDRSELLARNRQMWHRMRQIEQKPYEAVLAYLADTITADNQQAIGIVRRAYDERHRRLSGERDGQNIQNELLIEAFQLEYNFIQTQLASKTFSSELGNQLYEQISTDQLVYLQSINTD, from the coding sequence TTGCAAACCGTTTTCTTAGTCTTACTGCTAGTCGCTGCGGTCGTTGTTGCTAACGCCGTCTACGCACGCTTTAATCAAGTACCAGTCGCCTTTTTACAAATAGGTGCCGGGCTGATTTTATCATTGATCCCGTTATATCAAAATTTTGAATTGGAACCCGAAATTTTCTTATTCGTCATTATTTCGATTCTCATGTTTAATGACGGCCAAAACACCAATATCCGTAAGCTCAGCCACCAATTCGGAACGACCTTGTCACTTTCGGTCGTACTGGCAATCGTGACCATTCTAATTGTCGGGACGGTAACTCACTTATTGATCCCAGAATTTTCACTGGCACTTGCTTTAGCTTTAGGGGCCATTATTACGCCAACCGATGCCGTCGCGGTATCATCAATTACGACCAAGGTCGCGATTCCCGGTGAGGTCATGACAACACTAGAAAATGAATCACTTTTCAATGACGCTTCCGGTATCGTGGCCTTCAACTTAGCCATTGCCGCCATCGTAACTGGTAAATTCTCTGTCTGGCATGGCATCACCAACTTCTTATACGTCTTTGCCGGTGGCATCTTCGTAGGATTAATCATTGGTTATATCATTGTCGCTATCCGTATCATGCTGATTCGGATGCGGGTGGACACCCCGTCTGTAATCGTGCCGTACACATTGCTAACACCGTTTGTCGTGTATTTCCTAGCTGAATCACTAGGTGTTTCTGGTATTTTAGCCGTCGTCGCTACCGGACTGATTCATGGTGTTCAATCTGACCAATTAAGGCTAACGACATCGCGGCTACAAATCGTTATGACCACCACTTGGTCAATCGTTGCAAGTATTTTAAATGGGATTGTCTTTGTCCTTCTGGGCGTTTCGCTACCAAGTGTTATCAACCACTTACAACAACGGGATACCGGCTCCGTTGCGGTCTTAGTCGGCCTCGGAATACTACTCTACCTCATTATGACATTCACTCGGTTTCTCTGGACCCGATTTGACTTAGCTCGTATTCGAGCTTGGGATAATCATGAAAAGACCCGCAACGCTTTTGTCATGGGGCTTAGCGGCGTTCACGGAACCATTACGCTTGCCATGGCATTCTCATTACCGCTAACGCTCAACGGCAGTAATTTTCCTTACCGCAATGATATTATCTTCGTAGCTGCGGTCGTTATCCTGACCAGCTTATTAGTTCCCACCATCTTGCTACCAATGACATTACCCAAACAAACTGTGAAGGTGACCGAGGACGAATTAGCAACCGCTAAAGCTGATATGGTGTCTCACGCTATCGATCTGATGCAAGCGCGTCATGGTAATAATGCTAGCACCAGCAAAGTTATTGCAATTCTATCTGGTCAGCGCGTCCTAGATGGCCGGCCTAAACGCTCCCAACTAGCCGGACTGTTTGATGCCACCTTCGAAGTCGAACAAGCCACTGTTGATCAAATGGTTACGAACAAAGAAATTACCCCCCACGAGGCCGAAAAGTATATGCGCGTCGCTAGTCAGACCCGTATTCAAAATCAACAAACTTTTTTTGAGCGTCTAAAATTACTGTTCCGCTTCACCATGGCTAAGTGGTCACTCAGTAAAAAGGCGCGGGCGCGACGCAAAATGTTCCGGCAGTACCGGCCGCGCCGTGGTCAGGACCGTTCAGAGCTCTTAGCGCGTAATCGCCAAATGTGGCATCGAATGCGGCAAATTGAGCAAAAGCCTTATGAAGCAGTACTGGCCTACCTAGCTGACACGATTACTGCCGACAATCAGCAAGCTATTGGTATCGTTCGCCGTGCTTATGACGAACGGCACCGTCGCTTGTCTGGTGAACGCGATGGGCAAAACATCCAAAATGAATTACTGATTGAAGCCTTTCAACTAGAATACAATTTTATTCAAACCCAATTGGCCAGCAAAACATTCAGTTCAGAACTTGGCAATCAGCTCTACGAACAGATTTCAACCGACCAACTGGTTTACTTACAATCCATCAACACGGATTAA